A window of the Salvelinus fontinalis isolate EN_2023a chromosome 26, ASM2944872v1, whole genome shotgun sequence genome harbors these coding sequences:
- the LOC129824033 gene encoding von Willebrand factor C domain-containing protein 2-like, with protein sequence MKMVSNQHYSMGVMHSVLSLLFCVQFGLSFSVAGHENTCDANGSVYYVGEWYFLESDHCTQCECTTEGSSCARTECTSLPAACIHVSHYPTDCCPRCEKIGCEYRGVVYELGQNFQPNECEQCTCDSDGIARCLVADCAPPPCVNPIYTKGKCCPECPEGPNCYVDSTRSQVIPGGEPLWVDSCTKCRCHDSGDAGYWEGNRLATCSRVRNCTSGETSQKN encoded by the exons ATGAAAATGGTTTCAAATCAGCACTATTCGATGGGGGTTATGCATTCCGTGTTGTCTCTACTGTTCTGTGTTCAGTtcggtctgtctttctctgtggcTGGACATGAGAACACCTGTGATGCGAACGGCAGCGTCTACTATGTGGGAGAATGGTACTTTCTAGAATCGGACCACTGCACGCAGTGTGAATGCACCACAGAGGGCTCGTCTTGTGCACGGACGGAGTGTACCTCTTTGCCGGCCGCTTGCATCCATGTCAGCCACTATCCTACTGACTGCTGTCCAAGATGTGAGAAAATAGGCTGCGAGTACCGGGGAGTGGTGTACGAGCTGGGACAAAACTTCCAG CCCAACGAGTGCGAGCAGTGTACCTGTGACAGTGACGGCATCGCCCGCTGCCTGGTGGCAGACTGCGCCCCCCCACCCTGCGTCAACCCTATTTATACCAAAGGGAAGTGCTGCCCAGAGTGCCCAGAGG GGCCCAACTGCTATGTGGATTCAACCCGGAGCCAGGTGATTCCAGGAGGTGAACCACTGTGGGTGGACTCCTGCACCAAGTGCCGCTGCCACGACTCAGGTGATGCTGGCTACTGGGAGGGCAACCGCTTGGCCACCTGTTCCCGCGTACGCAACTGCACCTCTGGAGAGACTAGCCAGAAGAACTGA